A stretch of Shinella zoogloeoides DNA encodes these proteins:
- a CDS encoding ribonuclease HII: MCMVAAMAKRTSSDSRLLFDMPEGPDFSMETAARGKGLWPVAGTDEAGRGPLAGPVVAAAVVLDPDNIPPGLHDSKQLSAAKREALFTLILERAFVSVASSSARRIDAIDIRKASLDAMRRAVAGLEMAPKLVLTDGRDVPPGLACEGRAVVKGDARSLSIAAASIVAKVTRDRMMARADVDFPGYGFAIHAGYATEVHRKAITSLGPCPLHRMSFRPLRQD; the protein is encoded by the coding sequence ATGTGCATGGTCGCCGCCATGGCCAAGCGCACATCCTCCGATTCCCGCCTTCTTTTCGATATGCCCGAGGGGCCGGATTTCTCGATGGAAACCGCCGCCCGCGGCAAGGGTCTCTGGCCGGTCGCCGGCACGGACGAGGCGGGGCGCGGGCCGCTCGCCGGCCCCGTCGTCGCCGCGGCTGTGGTGCTCGACCCGGACAACATTCCCCCGGGCCTGCACGATTCCAAGCAGTTGAGCGCCGCAAAGCGCGAGGCGCTGTTCACGCTGATCCTTGAGAGGGCCTTCGTCTCCGTCGCCTCCAGCTCCGCGCGCCGCATCGATGCCATAGATATCCGCAAGGCCAGCCTCGACGCCATGCGCCGGGCCGTCGCCGGTCTGGAGATGGCGCCGAAACTCGTGCTCACGGACGGCCGCGACGTGCCGCCGGGGCTTGCCTGCGAGGGCCGCGCCGTCGTCAAGGGCGACGCCCGCTCCCTCTCCATCGCCGCCGCCTCCATCGTCGCCAAGGTCACGCGCGACCGCATGATGGCGCGTGCGGACGTCGACTTCCCCGGCTACGGCTTCGCCATCCATGCCGGCTACGCCACGGAAGTCCACCGCAAGGCCATCACGTCCCTCGGCCCCTGCCCCCTGCACCGCATGAGCTTCCGGCCGCTGCGGCAGGATTGA
- a CDS encoding PA0069 family radical SAM protein, with protein MNDIASLRQGALAPGHTKDVADALMAQSGMRIEVDRRRGRGAGLNFTGRFEPQTREEFDDGWQTLEELPPFRTEVQVEKPRTIITRNESPDIPFDRSINPYRGCEHGCIYCFARPTHAFMGLSAGLDFEAKLFAKPDAPRLLERELSRPGYKPRVIAIGTNTDPYQPIEKEWRIMRQILEVLDKASHPVSIVTKSALVMRDIDILSRMAARGLAWVGMSVTTLDRKLARTMEPRAATPPRRLEAIRALSDAGIPTAVMVAPIIPGLNDHEIERVLDSGKAAGALEASYVLLRLPLEVSPLFRDWLLRNYPDRYRHVMSLVRSMRGGKDYDAEFGKRMKGAGPYAWQIARRFEMATKRLELTRTRRTLALDQFVPPSGSGVQLSLL; from the coding sequence ATGAACGATATTGCCAGCCTCAGGCAGGGCGCGCTCGCGCCCGGCCATACGAAGGACGTTGCCGACGCCCTGATGGCGCAGTCGGGCATGCGCATCGAGGTGGACCGGCGGCGCGGACGCGGCGCGGGACTGAATTTCACCGGCCGCTTCGAGCCGCAGACGCGGGAGGAGTTCGACGACGGCTGGCAGACTTTGGAAGAGCTGCCGCCCTTCCGCACCGAGGTGCAGGTCGAAAAGCCGCGCACCATCATCACCCGCAACGAATCGCCCGATATCCCCTTCGACCGCTCGATCAATCCCTATCGCGGCTGCGAGCATGGCTGCATCTATTGCTTCGCCCGGCCAACCCATGCCTTCATGGGCCTTTCCGCCGGTCTCGACTTCGAGGCGAAGCTCTTCGCCAAGCCCGACGCGCCGCGACTTCTGGAGCGCGAGCTTTCAAGGCCCGGCTACAAGCCGCGCGTCATCGCCATCGGTACCAACACCGACCCCTACCAGCCGATCGAGAAGGAATGGCGCATCATGCGGCAGATCCTCGAGGTTCTGGACAAGGCCAGCCATCCAGTCTCCATCGTCACCAAGTCGGCGCTGGTCATGCGCGACATCGACATCCTCTCCCGCATGGCCGCGCGGGGCCTTGCCTGGGTCGGCATGTCCGTCACCACGCTCGACCGCAAGCTGGCCCGCACCATGGAACCGCGCGCCGCGACCCCGCCGCGCCGGCTGGAGGCGATCCGCGCCCTTTCCGACGCCGGCATCCCGACCGCCGTCATGGTGGCCCCGATCATTCCCGGCCTCAACGACCACGAGATCGAGCGCGTGCTGGATTCGGGCAAGGCGGCCGGCGCGCTGGAGGCGAGCTACGTGCTGCTGCGCCTGCCGCTGGAGGTAAGCCCCCTCTTCCGCGACTGGCTGTTGCGCAACTACCCGGACCGCTACCGCCACGTCATGTCGCTGGTGCGCTCCATGCGGGGCGGCAAGGATTACGACGCGGAGTTCGGCAAGCGCATGAAGGGCGCAGGCCCTTATGCCTGGCAGATCGCCCGCCGCTTCGAGATGGCGACGAAACGGCTGGAACTGACCCGCACCCGCCGCACGCTCGCCCTCGACCAGTTTGTCCCACCGTCCGGCAGCGGAGTGCAGCTCTCGCTGCTGTGA
- a CDS encoding glycosyl transferase: MLTIIMECRDNEAELAQTLSALVPGAVEGIVRDVIVLDRGSRDGSSTVADAAGCRFLATWDMPEVLRSARGDWLLLLQPGARPMTGWVDAIVDHVAVDPGPARFRDARGYRRPFLQRLGRGTPPLERGYLVSKRQAVAAARPGMALADIAKGGKARDLGAEIVPAWAVRAMRAEAGR, encoded by the coding sequence ATGCTGACGATCATCATGGAATGCCGGGACAACGAAGCCGAGCTGGCGCAGACGCTGTCGGCGCTCGTTCCGGGCGCTGTCGAGGGCATCGTGCGTGACGTGATCGTGCTCGACCGCGGCTCGCGCGACGGATCCTCCACGGTGGCCGACGCCGCCGGCTGCCGTTTCCTGGCGACGTGGGACATGCCGGAGGTGCTTCGCTCCGCCCGGGGCGACTGGCTGCTGCTGCTGCAACCCGGCGCGCGGCCGATGACGGGTTGGGTGGATGCGATCGTCGATCATGTGGCCGTCGATCCCGGCCCGGCGCGCTTTCGTGACGCGCGCGGCTATCGGCGGCCGTTCCTCCAGCGCCTCGGGCGCGGCACGCCGCCGTTGGAGCGGGGTTATCTCGTCAGCAAGCGGCAGGCGGTAGCGGCGGCCCGGCCGGGCATGGCGCTTGCGGATATCGCGAAGGGCGGGAAGGCGCGCGATCTCGGCGCGGAGATCGTGCCGGCCTGGGCCGTCAGGGCCATGCGCGCCGAGGCGGGGCGTTAG
- the moaB gene encoding molybdenum cofactor biosynthesis protein B, with amino-acid sequence MARIDETRPFIPVGIAVLTVSDTRTPETDRSGDTLAARIEEAGHRLAARAIARDDIPAIRAQVEAWTRDDAIDVVITTGGTGFTGRDVTPEALEPIFEKRMDGFSEVFHRISYDKIGTSTIQSRATGGVLNATYIFVLPGSPGACKDAWDGILKAQLDYRHMPCNFVEIMPRLDEHLKRSTG; translated from the coding sequence ATGGCACGCATTGACGAGACGAGACCTTTCATTCCGGTCGGCATCGCCGTGCTCACCGTCTCGGACACGCGCACGCCCGAAACGGACCGCTCCGGCGACACGCTCGCCGCCCGCATCGAGGAAGCCGGCCACCGCCTCGCCGCCCGCGCCATCGCCAGGGACGACATCCCCGCGATCCGCGCACAGGTGGAAGCCTGGACGCGCGACGACGCCATCGACGTCGTCATCACCACCGGCGGCACGGGCTTCACCGGCCGCGACGTGACGCCGGAAGCGCTGGAGCCGATCTTCGAAAAGCGCATGGACGGTTTTTCCGAAGTCTTCCACCGCATCTCCTACGACAAGATCGGCACCTCGACGATCCAGTCGCGCGCGACCGGCGGCGTGCTCAACGCCACCTATATCTTCGTGCTGCCCGGCTCGCCCGGCGCCTGCAAGGACGCCTGGGACGGCATCCTGAAGGCCCAGCTCGACTATCGCCACATGCCCTGCAATTTCGTGGAAATCATGCCGCGCCTCGACGAGCACCTGAAGCGCTCGACCGGCTAA
- a CDS encoding 4-(cytidine 5'-diphospho)-2-C-methyl-D-erythritol kinase translates to MPTNSFSGFAVLAPAPAKINLALAVTGRREDGYHLLDSLVTFTAFGDRIGLSPAQEDRFTLSGRFSETLAAEGDNLVTRARDRLRAALEAIGEAAPPVHIHLEKNLPIASGIGGGSADAAATLRGLLSLWQAGVPKSTLDAIAIGLGADVPMCLAGRPLIARGIGEEITPLAMPALPMVLANPLAGVSTPAVFKALASRHNPPLALAAAPADWLDAIGRLRNDLEPPARVLCPDIAVLTEKLAATDARVVRMSGSGATCFALYRSDEAAEAAAAMLSEQHPHWFFTATRTLGADDGTH, encoded by the coding sequence ATGCCGACGAACAGCTTTTCGGGCTTTGCCGTCCTCGCGCCGGCACCCGCCAAGATCAACCTCGCGCTCGCCGTCACCGGCCGGCGCGAGGACGGTTACCACCTCCTCGACAGCCTCGTGACCTTCACCGCCTTCGGCGACCGCATCGGCCTGTCGCCGGCGCAGGAGGACCGTTTCACCCTTTCCGGCCGCTTCTCCGAAACGCTTGCCGCCGAGGGCGACAACCTCGTCACTCGCGCCCGCGACCGGCTGCGGGCCGCGCTCGAGGCCATCGGCGAGGCCGCACCGCCCGTCCATATCCATCTCGAAAAGAACCTGCCCATCGCTTCCGGCATCGGCGGCGGCTCGGCGGATGCGGCCGCGACGCTGCGCGGCCTTCTCTCCCTCTGGCAGGCCGGCGTGCCGAAGTCCACGCTCGACGCCATCGCCATCGGCCTCGGCGCGGACGTGCCCATGTGCCTTGCCGGCCGGCCGCTGATTGCGCGCGGCATCGGAGAGGAGATCACACCGCTCGCCATGCCTGCGCTGCCAATGGTGCTCGCCAATCCCCTCGCCGGCGTCTCGACGCCCGCCGTCTTCAAGGCGCTTGCCTCCCGGCACAATCCGCCGCTCGCCCTCGCCGCCGCCCCGGCCGACTGGCTGGACGCCATCGGACGCCTGCGCAACGATCTCGAGCCGCCGGCCCGCGTGCTCTGCCCGGACATAGCCGTGCTTACGGAAAAACTGGCCGCGACCGATGCGCGCGTCGTGCGCATGTCCGGTTCCGGCGCCACCTGCTTCGCGCTATACAGGAGCGACGAGGCGGCGGAAGCGGCGGCGGCGATGCTCTCGGAGCAGCATCCGCACTGGTTCTTCACCGCCACCCGGACGCTGGGAGCTGACGATGGCACGCATTGA
- a CDS encoding tetratricopeptide repeat protein: MRHSLLLRLLSGVAIAASIALASPLAAYAEDKPAAAAAEETPFDPLDVNTFSGAFLAARTADFDKDYETAVALYRIALQFDPTNADVKQRLMVTLLMNGEFEDGVKLADTLKNDPAVERITSTVRGMEAIRKREYKSAEKILTYKGPNDLDRMMNDLLLAWARYGDGKPKEAIKLITGMQGPEWLAIFKNYHAGALAAAAGDKATARARLNDAILDRNGASAAPDTFLRAVMALARLEAREGNKQKALDAVSVGDGFITSYAPLKALRQSIEAGEKQEQQVRTAAQGAAAVLFSIGGALNREGAEDIVSLYLQAARALDPDSDDVLVLLGGLAENQKKPERAIEYYRAVPEKSPMRRISELQLGLNLNDTGKIEEAKKHLQELIDADPSDLRTYLALGSVLSDAKDYKAMAALYDRAAGVIGAVPTRNHWSIFFQRGIAHERLKEWDKAEPNFRKALELNPDQPQVLNYLGYSWVDMNQNLDEGLDMIRKAVSLKPDDGYIVDSLGWAYYRMGRYDDAVAELERAAELRAGDPTINDHLGDAYWRVGRKLEATFQWNRALGLKPEEAEIPKIKLKIENGLPELEKTEPASAQAKEDKPAENVSPEAKAADRKS, encoded by the coding sequence ATGCGGCATTCCCTTCTCCTTCGGCTTCTCTCCGGCGTGGCGATTGCAGCCAGCATCGCGCTCGCCAGCCCGCTTGCGGCCTATGCGGAGGATAAGCCCGCAGCGGCCGCCGCCGAGGAAACGCCATTCGACCCGCTGGACGTCAACACCTTCTCGGGCGCATTCCTCGCCGCCCGCACCGCCGATTTCGACAAGGACTACGAGACCGCCGTCGCGCTCTACAGGATCGCTCTGCAGTTCGACCCGACCAATGCGGACGTCAAGCAGCGCCTGATGGTGACGCTCCTGATGAACGGCGAGTTCGAGGACGGCGTCAAGCTCGCCGATACGCTCAAGAACGACCCGGCCGTCGAGCGCATCACCTCCACCGTTCGCGGCATGGAGGCGATCCGCAAGCGTGAATACAAGAGCGCGGAAAAGATCCTCACCTACAAGGGTCCGAACGATCTCGACCGCATGATGAACGACCTGCTGCTCGCCTGGGCGCGCTACGGCGACGGCAAGCCGAAGGAGGCGATCAAGCTCATAACCGGCATGCAGGGTCCGGAATGGCTCGCCATCTTCAAGAACTATCATGCCGGGGCGCTCGCCGCCGCGGCGGGCGACAAGGCGACGGCCCGCGCGCGCCTCAACGACGCGATCCTCGACCGCAACGGCGCGAGCGCCGCGCCGGACACGTTCCTGCGCGCCGTGATGGCGCTGGCACGCCTGGAAGCGCGCGAAGGCAACAAGCAGAAGGCGCTGGATGCGGTTTCCGTCGGCGACGGCTTCATCACCAGCTATGCGCCGCTCAAGGCGCTGCGCCAGAGCATTGAGGCCGGCGAGAAGCAGGAGCAGCAGGTTCGCACCGCCGCACAGGGCGCGGCCGCCGTGCTCTTTTCCATCGGCGGCGCGCTGAACCGTGAAGGCGCTGAGGATATCGTCTCGCTCTATCTCCAGGCCGCGCGCGCGCTCGACCCGGACAGCGACGACGTTCTGGTGCTGCTCGGCGGCCTTGCCGAGAACCAGAAGAAGCCCGAGCGCGCCATCGAATATTACCGCGCCGTGCCGGAAAAGTCGCCGATGCGGCGCATTTCGGAGCTGCAGCTCGGCCTCAACCTCAACGATACGGGCAAGATCGAGGAAGCCAAGAAGCACCTCCAGGAACTGATCGACGCGGATCCTTCGGACCTTCGCACCTATCTCGCGCTCGGCAGCGTGCTTTCCGACGCCAAGGACTACAAGGCCATGGCGGCGCTCTACGACAGGGCGGCCGGCGTCATCGGCGCGGTTCCGACCCGCAACCACTGGAGCATCTTCTTCCAGCGCGGCATCGCCCATGAGCGGCTGAAGGAATGGGACAAGGCCGAGCCGAACTTCCGCAAGGCGCTGGAGCTGAACCCGGACCAGCCGCAGGTGTTGAACTATCTCGGCTATTCCTGGGTGGACATGAACCAGAACCTCGACGAGGGGCTGGACATGATCCGCAAGGCCGTGAGCCTCAAGCCGGATGACGGCTATATCGTCGATTCGCTCGGCTGGGCCTATTACCGCATGGGCCGCTATGACGACGCCGTGGCGGAACTTGAGCGCGCGGCGGAACTGCGCGCCGGCGACCCGACGATCAACGACCATCTCGGCGACGCCTACTGGCGCGTCGGCCGCAAGCTGGAAGCGACCTTCCAGTGGAACCGCGCGCTCGGCCTGAAGCCGGAAGAGGCGGAAATCCCGAAGATCAAGCTGAAGATCGAAAACGGCCTGCCCGAACTGGAAAAGACCGAGCCGGCCTCGGCGCAAGCCAAGGAAGACAAGCCGGCGGAAAACGTCTCGCCGGAAGCCAAGGCCGCCGACCGCAAGTCCTGA
- a CDS encoding polyprenyl synthetase family protein — MGVVIPLEEGKNKQASVKPLVDLTKADMERVNQLILSKAGSDVQMIPEVANHLISSGGKRLRPMLTLAAASMFGYDGDHHVKLATSVEFMHTATLLHDDVVDESDLRRGKSTARMIWGNQASVLVGDFLLGQAFKMMVEVGSLEALDVLSTAATVIAEGEVLQLSVAKNMETTEDDYLEVIRAKTAALFAAAAEVGPIVANTGKAERNALKSYGMNLGLAFQLVDDALDYGGKAADLGKNTGDDFREGKITLPVILAWRRGTAEDRAFWREAIEGGKSDDANLDHALGLITRYGGLTDTIARAQHYGMIARDALAPLPATPWKDALLEVIDFCISRVS, encoded by the coding sequence TTGGGCGTCGTGATACCGCTTGAAGAAGGCAAAAACAAACAGGCATCGGTGAAGCCGCTCGTCGACCTTACGAAAGCCGACATGGAGCGGGTGAACCAGCTCATCCTGTCGAAAGCCGGTTCGGACGTGCAGATGATCCCGGAGGTCGCCAACCATCTGATCTCCTCCGGCGGCAAGCGCCTGCGTCCCATGCTGACCCTCGCGGCTGCCTCGATGTTCGGCTACGACGGCGACCATCACGTCAAGCTCGCCACCAGCGTCGAGTTCATGCACACGGCGACGCTACTGCACGACGACGTGGTGGACGAGAGCGACCTGCGCCGCGGCAAGTCCACGGCCCGCATGATCTGGGGCAACCAGGCAAGCGTGCTCGTCGGTGACTTCCTGCTCGGCCAGGCCTTCAAGATGATGGTCGAGGTCGGCTCGCTGGAAGCGCTCGACGTGCTCTCCACCGCCGCCACCGTGATCGCGGAAGGCGAGGTTCTCCAGCTCTCCGTCGCCAAGAACATGGAAACGACCGAGGACGACTATCTCGAAGTCATCCGCGCCAAGACGGCCGCGCTCTTCGCCGCCGCCGCCGAAGTCGGCCCCATCGTCGCCAATACCGGCAAGGCGGAGCGCAACGCGCTGAAATCCTACGGCATGAATCTGGGTCTTGCCTTCCAGCTCGTCGACGACGCGCTGGACTATGGCGGCAAGGCGGCCGATCTCGGCAAGAACACCGGCGACGATTTCCGCGAGGGCAAGATCACGCTGCCCGTCATCCTCGCCTGGCGGCGCGGCACGGCGGAAGACCGCGCCTTCTGGCGCGAGGCCATCGAGGGCGGCAAGAGCGACGACGCCAATCTCGACCACGCGCTCGGCCTCATCACCCGCTATGGCGGCCTGACGGACACCATCGCCCGCGCCCAGCACTATGGCATGATCGCCCGCGACGCGCTGGCGCCGCTGCCGGCAACGCCGTGGAAGGATGCGCTGCTGGAAGTCATCGACTTCTGCATCTCCCGCGTGAGCTGA
- a CDS encoding DUF2007 domain-containing protein, translated as MIELIRTNDAVLLSFAESLMKEAGIHCLIADQGMSILEGSLGMLPRRFLVEGDREAEARRILKDAGLEAELRP; from the coding sequence ATGATCGAACTGATCCGCACCAACGACGCTGTCCTGCTCTCCTTCGCGGAAAGTCTGATGAAGGAGGCCGGCATCCATTGCCTCATCGCCGACCAGGGCATGAGCATCCTCGAAGGTTCTCTCGGCATGCTGCCGCGCCGTTTCCTGGTGGAAGGCGACAGGGAGGCCGAGGCGCGGCGGATCCTCAAGGACGCCGGGCTGGAAGCGGAACTCAGGCCGTGA
- a CDS encoding tRNA1(Val) (adenine(37)-N6)-methyltransferase → MNDAAPAPEKPVTETVDAFHYGRFHLVQPKGVGHRSGMDAMLLAALVAGEGAMRVADLGAGAGAAGLAVAARIEKAEVLLVERSPLMAGFARKTLALPANAALAGRVSVLEADVSLSGKMRIEAGLADDVFDHVIMNPPFNDRIDSRTPDALKAEAHAMEHDLFERWIKTAGAIMKPGGQLSLIARPQSIAEIIAACGRRFGGIEITALHARVGENALRILVTAIKGSRAKLSLRMPLVMHEAGQHDFTPFVDALNNGLSAYPRLPRT, encoded by the coding sequence GTGAACGACGCCGCTCCCGCGCCGGAAAAGCCGGTCACCGAAACCGTCGACGCCTTCCATTACGGCCGCTTCCACCTCGTCCAGCCGAAGGGCGTCGGCCATCGCTCCGGCATGGACGCGATGCTGCTTGCCGCGCTGGTGGCGGGCGAGGGGGCGATGCGCGTCGCGGACCTCGGAGCAGGGGCCGGGGCCGCCGGCCTTGCCGTCGCCGCGCGCATCGAGAAGGCCGAGGTGCTGCTGGTCGAGCGCTCGCCGCTGATGGCGGGCTTTGCCCGCAAGACGCTGGCGCTGCCGGCCAACGCCGCTCTTGCCGGTCGTGTATCGGTCCTGGAGGCGGATGTTTCCCTCTCGGGCAAGATGCGCATCGAGGCCGGCCTTGCCGATGACGTTTTCGACCACGTCATCATGAACCCGCCCTTCAACGACCGCATCGACAGCCGCACGCCCGACGCCCTGAAGGCCGAGGCGCACGCCATGGAGCATGACCTCTTCGAGCGCTGGATCAAGACGGCCGGTGCGATCATGAAGCCGGGCGGCCAGCTTTCGCTTATCGCCCGCCCGCAATCCATCGCCGAGATCATCGCCGCCTGCGGCCGCCGCTTCGGCGGCATCGAGATCACCGCGCTGCACGCCCGCGTCGGCGAAAACGCCCTGCGCATCCTCGTCACCGCCATCAAGGGCTCGCGCGCGAAGCTGTCGCTGCGCATGCCGCTCGTCATGCACGAGGCCGGCCAGCACGACTTCACCCCCTTTGTCGACGCTCTCAACAACGGCCTTTCCGCCTATCCACGCCTGCCGAGAACCTGA